GAGATTGTCGCTGTCTGCACGATCGGTTGTGGAGCCGATCAGAACCCGATCCGGGGTAAGAAGGATGTAGCGAAGGATCTGGCTATCGGTCATGGCCGTGCGATCGCAGTGGAAGTCGCCCGACTGCTGAAACAAGAGACGCAGCCCATTACGGCCCCGCTGGGAACCGCGTACGGCAAGGCGGATCTGCCTTTCGAGCCTCCCTCGAAACAGGAACTGGAAACGGCCCTCGATCATCAGCGGCCGCAGGTCAGACGGCACGCGGCTAACATGCTCAAGCACTTCGAGAAAGAGGGGAAACTGCCGACGAGCTACCCTGCTCCCGTGCAGGTCTGGAAGTTCGGACGGCAGTTCACGATGGTCTTCCTGGGCGGCGAAGTGGTGGTGGACTACGCGTTGCGTCTCAAGCGGGAACTCAAAAGTGATGCCGTCTGGGCGACCGCTTACGCCAACGACGTGTTTGGCTACGTCGCATCGGAGCGGATGCGGGATGAAGGTGGCTACGAGGTTGATTTCTCGATGATCTATTACAATCAGCCGGGCCGCTGGGCGAAAGGAACCGAAGATATTCTGATCAAACGTATTCACGAACTGGTGCAGCAGGCAGAGTGAATCGCGGCGAAAACGGGGATCACGCTGGCGACCGGCGGCTGAAAATGGATGATCCGCAGCCGGAAACCCGAATTTTTTTAAATTCGGGGGCTGCATTGTGTGTTGTAAGTATTGAGCCGAAAAGCACTTTCCCGTTAGAATCCAGCACCGCTTCCGCGACCCCGGTGCGAACTCATTCGCCCAAAGTGGGGTCCATAGAGAAACACAGGCGCCCGTAGCTCAGCTGGATAGAGCAACGGACTTCTAATCCGTAGGTCGGTGGTTCGAATCCACCCGGGCGTGCTTTTTAAGTCTTGTTCTTTCAATAACTTCTGACTTATTTTCTTTCTCTCGTTTCTGGGGATTTCCTTAGTGTCACCGGAAACGTCACCAGTGCCCGCCACGGTGTTCCAGACCGCTTCTGCTGCCTTTTCAGCATCCCGACCGACATAAAACTTCAGCGTGGTTTCCATGCTTTCATGCCGCATCAGTTCCATTAAGTGCAACGGCATCACCTTATTTGACCAGCGGGCACCGAAAGCCCGCCTCAGATCGTGAGCCGATGCATACCGGGGTTTAGGCTTTCCGGTTTGGCGGTCGCGGTTGCCCTTCTCGCTGACGATGATCTTTGCTTTCTCCCCTATATCAACAATCTTCTTAGAGACTGCCAGCGGGGTGAGTCGCTTGTGTAGTGAGCGTTCATGGAGTGGATTGAACACGAAACCGGTTCTTTCCTCTTCTGGAACGGTCAGCAGGAATTGAGCAAACTCAGGGACAATCGGCATCAACCGGTCTTTGTTCCCCTTCTCTGCCTCGGCACGGATACGCAGCATCGGGAAACGGTGCGTGTGCAGGTCAATCATCAGTCCTTCGTCACTCTCCCAGTGCAATTTCAACGATTCGGTCAGACGCAAACCGGAGAACCATAAGCCCCGCAGATAGAATCGCCAGGACTCGACAACGGTTGCTTTCTTTTCCTCTCCCCCATTGAAGCTGGTATTCACTTTGATGACTTCGGGGACGGCATTAAGCATGCGTTGGAATTCGTCTTCTGTGATTGGGCGTCCCTTCATGACCTTCACTGCGCGTGCTCGTTTGAACTTCGGGAAGATTGGAGTCTGTGGAATCAAACCAATCGTGGTTGCCCAGTTCAGGGCAGACCGCAGGTGAGCCAGATAGGTCTTGATACTGATATCAGCCAGCTTGTCCGCGCGCAGGTCCTTCACAACTTTACTGATCCCGTTAGCATCGACCTGGGTCAGCAGATTCGGATTGAGAATACGCTCAATGTGGTTAAAGGCTGTGGAAATCTTTTCTCCAGTTCGTTCAGCCAGGCCGGGAACAACCTCGGTTTCGTACCGCTCCCGGAATGTGGACCATTTCGTTTTGGACTGATCGAAGTAGGTCCCCTGGTTCAGTTCCTTCTCCAGACGTGCCGCGAATCGTTCCGCCTCGCGCTTGATGTTCGTTTTTGTGCTTTTCTGCTTTGTGCGTCCGCTGGCGGGGTCGGTCCATTTTGCCTGATAGAACTTGCCGCCGGTCCGTCTGTAGATGCTCACTCTGATTGCTGCCATATATCGTTTCACCTTAATTGTTAGCCGCGTTTATTGTGTTGTAGGACGTATCCATCGTCTGGGAATCAATCGCGTTACACTCCATTCAGCGCGATTGTCAAAGGTGTTATGATTTCTCTTTCTTTTTACTTCCAATCGTTTAAACTGTGATCGTTAGAGCTCTATTTCGTGAGGAACTTTCGTATGTCTGAAAAAAAGAGATGGAAAGTTATTCATTTTCTTGGCTATGTCATACCCATTTTGTTAGTAATTTATGTTTTTAGCGTTGGCCCGGCTTTTGCATTGATAACTGAATCAGATGGAGCTCTTACACATCCCGAGTACCTAAGCCAACTCAAATCATTTTATGCCCCCCTGATTTGGGTCGTAAAAAGTAACAATTCACTGGAGTATTTAGCCGGTCAATATGTTGCTTTTTGTGTTCGGAACTTTTAAACACTCTCCCGCCTGACCATTGCCAGACGGGAGAAACAAGGCATTTACTACCGTTGAACGATTACGGCTTCTGGCTCGCTGTGTTTACGCGATTGATTCCAGGCAGAAATCAGGTTCAACGCTTCGCTTCTGCTCAACCGAAACCGCAAGAGCGTGCCATCGGTTAGAACGACTTTGTATTCGTTCCCGTCGTTATCGGCTTCACTGAACCCATTCAAAGCAATACGCTGACTCATATCGATAGCCGATTCCATCAGAAATAAATCGGCTTTTCGCCTGGCTTCCTCACTGTTGCTTGCGTTCTGAACGTGCAATATCACATCTTCGCAGATGGTAGGGTTTGTACCGAAATGATGCCCCATTTGAATCTCAATGAGTTCTGTTTCGTCCTCTTCAGAATCAACCAACTGGGCTTCCATCTCTTCTGGATTCCGTGCTGTTTGATTAAGAGGGGCACTGTGTCCAGCTTTAGCCGTTTGCGGTCCAGCTGGATCCAGTTCAGTTTCACTGCTCTGGGAATCATCCCGAGACGCCCACGGCTGAACGTCTCCCGGGCAGATGGAACGGGCGATATAAGCCCGCTTGCGGATCTCTCCCGGTCCGACCTGATCCAGACGGCTGTTCAAATCGCCGACAATCTGCTGGCACTGCTGCCGGGGGCCGTCGATACGAATGAACGCCGGGGGCAAGTCGAATTCGTTCTCAGGCTTCCAGCGGGTCGGCAGAGCCACGCTAAGATTCGCGTACCTGCTACTTACGCGAACGCGAATGTACCAGTGAGAGACCAGGCCATCCTTACTGCGTTCGATGTACTCGCGGTTAAGAACGGCGGCAATCTCTGCAGCTGTCTTGGCTTTCTTGTAAGTCGTCGTGTGTGGTGGAACTGACCGCCATGATTCAGGCTCCCAGTCATCGGGCACGTTGACCAGGTAAACCGGCCAGTCGTGACGTGGGGAATCGACGCGTAGCATTTCATCGGGATTCGGGTTGCCGATGGGAGGGGGCTGCACTGGTTCCAGGGCTGCCCAGTTGGCTGCCTTCTGTGCCAGCTGATCAACTGCGGTTTGTTGACCTTTGGGGGAGTCGAAGCCGCTTCCAGAGACATTTTCGGAAGCACAGACGCACGCGGGGTTCGTGAATGTGGTATTCATCCTAACCACCTTTCTTTTACGCACAGGGCGTAAAAAAAGAGTGCATGCTCTCAAGCACAGTTCCGAGGCGGAGTTGAAGCCGCCTTGGGGACCTCACGGTTACCCCACTCTGCCCAAGAGCATGCGCTCTTGTTTCAACTGTTTTTTTCGGTATGAATTCAACTTGCCTTTCGGCTTTCGGGGCTTCGATTCTTATATTGAGACTTAGAATTGTCAATAGGTTCTGTGCATTCTCTAAAAGATTTGAAAAAACAGCTTTATCACGCTACTCTTGCAACACCAACGTATACATTCACATCATCTGAACTTTGTTGAGCTTCAGTAATGACAGAAAAAGAATCTAAAGAGTTGCCTCCAAAATTATTCATTTCTTATAGCTGGACCACCCCAGAACATGAAGACTGGGTACTCAGACTCGCAACGGAACTTTGTGAATCTGGTGTTGATGTACTTCTTGACAAATGGGATCTCCGTGAGGGACAGGATGCATTTGATTTTATGGAGAAAATGGTCAAGGACCCTGAAATCAGTAAAGTTATTATGGTCACAGATAAAGCATATGCTGAAAAAGCTGATGACAGAACAGGGGGCGTAGGCACTGAAACTCAAATTATATCCAAAGAGGTTTACGACAAAGTTTCTCAAAAGAAATTTGTGGCCATCATTCCAAGCAAGGATGAAACAGGAAAGCCTTATTTACCTGTTTATTACAAGTCAAGAATTTATATCGATCTGAGTGAAGAAGATATATATGCAAAAAATTTCGAAACATTACTTCGCTGGATATTTGATAAACCGCTTCATACAAAGCCTGAGATTGGTAAAGCACCTTCATTCCTAGATAAAGAACCTGGGATTTCACTAGGAGCAACCGCGTTATTTCGCAGGACAAACGATGCTCTAAAAAACGATAAGTCTTATAAGTATGGGGCACTGAATGAGTACTTGGATACTTTTTCTACAAACTTGGAAAGGTTTAGAATCGAACAACATGAGGGTGAATACGACGAAGCTCTTATTGAGAATATCAAAAGTTTTTTACCACATAGAAATGAATATATTCAACTGCTTTCGATCATCGCACAATACTCACCAAATCCAGAAGCAATACAACTAGTTCACAAGTTCTTTGAGGGCTTAATAAGATACTACTATCCTCCCAAAGACGGCCCTGGAGGAGGCTTGGTTTGCAGATTCGATAATTTCAAATTCATCGTACATGAGTTGTTTTTATATACGATTGCAATTTTGGTTGAACACGAACTTTTCAATTTGGCAAATCTACTTTTAGAAGAGTTTTATTTTGTAAGAGATCCACGACGGAGCAATGCCGATTCTCTGTCGCACTATTCTGTGATTCGAAAGAATCTTGAATCTCTCGAATACCGAAAGCATCGTTTAAAATTAAATAGAATTTCAGTCCATGCAGATTTGTTAAAAGAAAGGTGCGTTGGGACTGGGGTAGATTTTAATTCAATAATGCAAGCAGACTTTCTGTTGTACATTAAAACATTTGCCAGATATTCCTGGTGGCCAGAAACACTCGTTTATGCTTCAGATCATTATGGACCCTTTGAAATCTTCGCAAGAGCAACCTCAAGACGATATTTTGATAAGATGAAGTGCCTGCTTGGAGTGGAATCGGCAGCCGAACTGTCAGAGCAAATTACTAAATTTTTAAACGAGGGGGGGCGTTTCCCCAATATTAGACATACCTTTCCAGACCCTGAAGCTCTTTTGGGAATTGAAAGATTGGCTAGTTTGCCTTAGTACTGACGCACAAGCAGTCTTTGTGTAAGTACGCTATTCGATTTCAAGAGTATCATGCATTTGATCTCTAATTTACTAGTGTCACTGGCGATAAGCCCTCTTGGTTTTATGACGGGAATCTATTTATGAGCCGTGAAATAATTAATGTCATTGGCTATTGCAGTCATTGTGGGAATACAACTCCGCAAACTGTTGAGGGGACACTCTATTACCAAGGAGGAGATAAAGATGATGGACTGTATTTTTTAGCAAGATGCGGGACTTGCCAGAAAGGGTTACTCAGAAGGACTGAATGTAATCGGATGATAGCGGGTTTACGTGGCAATGAAGACTCTGAGCTAATTTGGCCTGCTTCTGGTGATCTTCATAACTGTGTTCCTGATAAAGTTCGAAAATGTTACGAAGAAGCCATTAAGATTAAAAATCTTGCTCCAAATGCTTTCGCGAACCAAATCAGAAGATCTTTAGAAGCTGTTTGTAAGGAGCAAAGTGTGCCTGGAAATAGTTTAAAGCAATGCTTAGATAAT
The genomic region above belongs to Gimesia chilikensis and contains:
- a CDS encoding SEFIR domain-containing protein, whose translation is MTEKESKELPPKLFISYSWTTPEHEDWVLRLATELCESGVDVLLDKWDLREGQDAFDFMEKMVKDPEISKVIMVTDKAYAEKADDRTGGVGTETQIISKEVYDKVSQKKFVAIIPSKDETGKPYLPVYYKSRIYIDLSEEDIYAKNFETLLRWIFDKPLHTKPEIGKAPSFLDKEPGISLGATALFRRTNDALKNDKSYKYGALNEYLDTFSTNLERFRIEQHEGEYDEALIENIKSFLPHRNEYIQLLSIIAQYSPNPEAIQLVHKFFEGLIRYYYPPKDGPGGGLVCRFDNFKFIVHELFLYTIAILVEHELFNLANLLLEEFYFVRDPRRSNADSLSHYSVIRKNLESLEYRKHRLKLNRISVHADLLKERCVGTGVDFNSIMQADFLLYIKTFARYSWWPETLVYASDHYGPFEIFARATSRRYFDKMKCLLGVESAAELSEQITKFLNEGGRFPNIRHTFPDPEALLGIERLASLP
- a CDS encoding DUF4145 domain-containing protein, producing the protein MSREIINVIGYCSHCGNTTPQTVEGTLYYQGGDKDDGLYFLARCGTCQKGLLRRTECNRMIAGLRGNEDSELIWPASGDLHNCVPDKVRKCYEEAIKIKNLAPNAFANQIRRSLEAVCKEQSVPGNSLKQCLDNLASSGVIPPVQAEMSDLLRLLGNIGSHAADEEVDPKYVTVLDEFFRAIIEYVYVAPHRITEFKESLDRAKRAT